From the genome of Schaalia odontolytica:
TGGGCCGCGTCCCAGGAGGACGAGCGCGACCTGTACCGCGCCCAGCGCGAGATCCTGCTCGACCCGAACGACCCGCAGGTGGTCGCCCAGGCCCAGGCCAACGGCGTTCCCCACTCGTGGATCACGGCCGCCCAGCAGTCCCCGATCTGGAAGCTCATCACCGAGTACGAGGTTGCCCTGCCGCTGCACCCCGAGTTCCGCACCCTGCCGATGGTCTGGTACGTGCCGCCGCTCTCCCCGGTCGTCGACCAGGTGACCGCGTCCGGTAGCGACGGCGAGGACCACAAGGTTCTGCTGTCCGCCATCTCGCAGATGCGCATCCCGCTGGAGTACCTGGCCGGCCTGTTCACGGCCGGAGATACGGCCCCCGTGGAGCTGGCGCTGCGTCGCCTCGCCGCGATGCGCTCCTACATGCGCGACGTGTTCGTCGATAACCCGACGAACGAGGAGATCCCGGCCTCCGTGGGCATGACCCCGGAGAAGGTCAAGGAGATGTACCGCCTGCTGTCGATCGCTAAGTACGACGACCGCTTCGTCATCCCGACCGCCCACCCCGAGATGCCTCGCGGCATCAAGGATCTCGAGGGCTGCCCGGTGTCCTACGACGTCGAGGCCTTCCACGGCCTGGCCCCCGCCACGTCGAACCGCCCGATGGGTGGCTCGTCGCCGGAGGGACGCCAGATGCTCCCCCTTGAGGTCGTTCGATGAGTACTTTCGTCGGCATTCCGCGCATTCCTACGGCCGCTCCGGAGACGGAGATGGATCCGCAGGACGCGCGCGGTGTGCGCATGGCGGTCTCGGTCCTCCTGGACTATCCGGGGGATGACTTCGAGACCAAGCTGGACGCGGTCGAGGAGGCTCTGGCGAACCTGCCGGAGCCGGCCTCGGCGTCCCTGGCCACGTTCGTGAGCTACGCTCGCGCCGCTGGCCTGCGCGCCATGCAGACCACCTACGTGGAGACGTTCGACCAGCGCCGACGCTGCGCGCTCGGCCTGACGTACTACACGCACGGCGACACTCGCGGACGCGGCCAGGCCATCTTGGCCTTCAAGGAGATCCTGCGCCGCGCCGGTTTCGAGATGGAACGCGAGGAGCTGCCCGATCACCTGCCGGTGGTCCTGGAGTTCGCGGCCTTCGACGAGACCGGTACGGCCGAGGGCCTGCTGCGCTCCAACCGCGAGGGTATCGAGGTGATCCGCACGGCGCTGCGCGCCGCGGACTCCCCGTACGCGCCGCTGCTGGATGCGCTGGTCGCGACGCTGCCCGAGCCGGACGAAAAGACCATTGAGGGCTTCCGTAAGCTCATTAGCCAGGGGCCGCCCACCGAACTGGTGGGCGTGGGCGATCTGTCTGCCACGCCCTTCCCGACTTCCAATTCAACGATGGGACGGTAACGTTCATGGAATCCGCACTTTTGCATGCCGCGTCTGCAGCCGAGACGCAGTCGCTGTCCTTCCTGGACATTGCCCTGTGGGTGGTCCTGCCCTACGTGTCCTTCGCGATCCTCATCGTGGGCCTCGCGTGGCGCTACAAGACGGACCAGTACGGCTGGACGTCTCGTTCCTCGCAGTGGAATGAGCCGACCATCCTGCGCTGGGCGTCGCCGCTGTTCCACTTCGGTGTTCTCTTCGTGTTCATGGGCCACATCCTCGGCCTTGTGATCCCGAAGACGTGGACCGAGGCGGCCGGCGTGCCCCAGCACGTGTACCACCTGATGGCCACGATCCCCGGTACGATCGCCGGAATCATGACGATCGTCGGCCTCGCGATGCTGATCTACCGCCGTCTGGTGTACAAGTCGGTGCGCGTGGCGACGACCCGCATGGATATCGTCACCTACGTCATGCTGACCATTCCGGTGCTCCTGGGCGGCGCGGCGACGCTGCTGAACCAGGTGCTCGGTGGGCACGAGGGCTACGACTACCGCGAGACGATCTCCGTCTGGTTCCGGTCGATCTTCTACCTGCACCCGCAGGCGCATCTGATGGTCGACGTGCCCCTCAGCTTCAAGCTGCACATCGTCGCTGGCCTGCTGCTCTTCTGCGTGTGGCCGTTCACCCGCCTCGTGCACGCGGTGAGCGCGCCGGTCGGCTACGTGGCGCGTCCCCCGGTGGTCTACCGTGCGCGCGACGAGCGCCGCGAGCACCAGCTGACGCGCGGCGGTATGTCGGACTGATCGATGGCCGTGCCCGTCGCGGTCCCTCGCTCCTTGGCGAGGCCGTGGCGTGGTGATCGGCAGGGGCGGGGGCGAGCGCAGGCTCGCCCCCGCGTCTTTATCGTGGTCCCCGCGTTCTCACCTGTATGAATAGAGCGATAGACCCCGCGTAATGCGACCGACTGCTGGTATTGGCCGTGCGGGTGGCTGTCTGTGATGGGTAGAATAAAGCGCGCTTTGTTAGTAACGTAACAGCTTTAATGCCGTATGGAGATGCCTATGAAGGGCATTTCCGCTGATTATGAGGGAGAGAGGATACGTCATGAGTGATACCTCCCGTGCTCGGCCTCTGGCTGAAACACTCGCCGCAATGGCAGCGTTGACCCCTGCGCAGCACGCGCTCTTGGAACGCATCTCGCACCACGCGACGCCCGTGACCGTGGCGGAGTTGGCTCAGGAAGCTGGCTTGCACGTCTCGAGCGTGCGCGAGACCCTTGAGGGCCTGTTCGCCCTTGGCCTCGTGGAAAAGCAGCAGCTCCCCTCATCCGGCCGTGGCCGCCCCGCGCTGGGCTATTCGACGATGACCCCGGCGGACCCCTCGTTTGCGGCGCAGATGCTGCACCAGCTCACCTCGTCGCTGCTGGCCTGGCTGCGCGTTGACGCGGCCGACCCGGCGGCTTCCGTGCGTGAGATCGGCTCGCGCTGGGCGGACGCCGCCCTCGAGACGATGGCGGTGCCTGATCACAGCCACAATGCGAACCGTCGCCCCGTGCGCGACACCTTCAACATCGCGTCGCACCTGGGCAAGGTGCGCCTGTTCATGAACGCCATGGGTTTTGCGTCCGTCCCGCACGACACTGATCCGATGGCGGTCGTCCTGACGGCATGCCCGTTCACCGAGCCGGGCACCCCCGATGACCTGGCCCTCGAGCTGCGCCGCGGCATCGTCGAGCGAGTCTTCGAGCGGACGGCGACCGGCTTTGCCACCTGGTCACTGGAGAGCGATCCCGAGGATCCTCTGCGCCTGACGGTCTATATTCGACGGCTCGACGAGGCGAACCCGAAGCCGCTGTCGACGACCCTTCACTTCTTCGGTGGAGCGGCCGAGGCTGCCGGTGGGTACATGCGAGAACTGCCCTCCGATGAGACCCCCGCGACCCTGGGTGAACTCATCGATCAGCTCAGCTCAGAGAGCCCTGAGCTGGAGCGAATCCTCGCTGTGTCGAGCTACCTGGTCAACGAGCGCTCCGCTCGTCTGGATGCCGAGCTTGCGCCCGGCGCGCGCGTCGACGTGCTGCCTCCGTTCGCCGGCGGGTGAGATTTTTTAGTCATTTGTGTGGGGCGGTCAGGGTTGTAAGACAATCCTGACCGCTCCCTCGTAAGATGGAGGGGAAGGCATTCCCGTCCCTGGAGGATCCCATGTCAGCTGAGATTGCAACCGGCATCACCGATGAGCCGCTGGATACTGGCGCGCTGATTGATAGCGCACGTCGGGATACGTGTGGTGCTGTGGCTTCCTTTATTGGGGTTGTGCGTAACCATGATGGTGGGGAGAGCGTGGACGCGATCGAGTATTCCTCGCACCCTTCGTCGCAGCAGATTCTGCGGGACATCGTCATGGAGTTCAAGGATCGTCCGGGTGTGCATTGCATCGTTGCGTGGCACCGCGTGGGGCATCTGGAGATCGGCGAGGATGCGATGGTCGTCGCCGTCGCTGCAGAGCATCGCGCGCAGGCATTCCGTGCGGTCGAGGCCATTGTCGAGGAAGTGAAGGCGAAGCTCCCGATCTGGAAGAAGCAGGAATTGACTGACGGTTCGCACAACTGGTCGGGTCTGTGAGATGACGATCGGCGATCCTTATTCCCGTGATGCGGCCGTTTCGGGTCGCACCGTCGCGCTTCCGCTGATCAATCAGCCCGTCCCGTACGAGGCCGGGGATCCTGCGCTGGAGCGTTTCCGTCGCAATTGGCTGGTGTCCGGTATTGGCGAGGCCGGTCAGGCGCGCCTGGCAGCCGCGCGCGTGCTCGTGGTGGGCGCGGGCGGCCTCGGCTCGCCCGTCCTCCTGTACCTGACGGCGGCGGGCATCGGCACGATCGGTATCTGCGATTCCGACGTGGTCGAGGTGTCGAATCTTCAGCGTCAGCTCCTGCATGGCGAGGGTGATGTGGGGGATCCGAAGCCGGATTCTGCGGTGCGTCACCTGAGCGGACTGAACTCCTCGGTGCGCTTTGAGCGCTACGGGCACGTGACCCGCGAGTGGCTGGACGAGCATGGCCGTGAGTGGGACCTGATCGTCGAGTGCACGGATAGCTTTGACTCGAAGTACCTCGTGGCGGACTACTGCGCGGATTCTGGTGTTCCGCTGGTGTGGGGCACGGTCGTGTCGATGGCCTTCCAGGTGAGCGTGTTCTGGTCTGCGGCACCGGCTCCCGTGCCGTCTCTGACGCTGCGGAGCCTGCACCCGGTCAAGCCTGCCCCCGGGACGACCCCGGCCTCGCCGAAGGTTGGCGTGCTCGGTCCCGTGGTCGGTCAGGCGGGCACCGCGATGGCGACGGAGGCAATCAAGCTGCTGGTGGGCTTTGGTGAGCCGCTGATCGGGCGCGTCCTCATGACGGATGCGGCGACGCAGCGCGCCGACGTGCTGACCTTCGCCCCGTGGGACTGAGTCCCGTGGCTGCCCCGCGCGCTGACGTCGCTGCGATCGTCGTCGGCGGCGGTGGGGGAGAGCGCCTGGGTGGCGTCTCCAAGCCTGACCTGACGCTGGGTGGCGTGCGCTTGATCGACCGCGTCTGCGGGGTCTTGACGGAGGCGTGCAGTGCGGGTTGCGTGGCTGTCGTGCCGCCCAGTGTACGCGTCCCGGATGGCGTCGCACGCACCCTCGAGGATCCGCCAAGCGGCGGCCCGCTGGCCGGTATCGACGCCGGCCTGCGTGCGCTGAGCGTCGGCGACGACGTCCTCGTCGTGGTTGTTTCCGTCGATGCTCCCGGCGTGGGTGCTTTCCTGCCCGCCCTCCTTGAGCCCGCGTTAGGTGAGAGTAGCGACGGGCGTATCGTGCGCGGTGGCGATCCGGAGCCTTTTGACCAGTACCTGATGGGCGTCTACCGCGCTGGCGCGCTGCGCCGCGTCCTCGACGAGGCCGTGGCCGCCCTCGGGTCGGTCCGTGGCGTGGGGGTTCGTCGGGTGCTGCGCGCCCTTGACGTCGAGCGGGTGAGCGTGGGCGCTGACGTCTGCAGGGACATCGATACCCCTGAGGATGTGGCCTGGTGGGAGACATTTCTGAGCAACTGATTTGTCAGTAACG
Proteins encoded in this window:
- the narJ gene encoding nitrate reductase molybdenum cofactor assembly chaperone, with protein sequence MSTFVGIPRIPTAAPETEMDPQDARGVRMAVSVLLDYPGDDFETKLDAVEEALANLPEPASASLATFVSYARAAGLRAMQTTYVETFDQRRRCALGLTYYTHGDTRGRGQAILAFKEILRRAGFEMEREELPDHLPVVLEFAAFDETGTAEGLLRSNREGIEVIRTALRAADSPYAPLLDALVATLPEPDEKTIEGFRKLISQGPPTELVGVGDLSATPFPTSNSTMGR
- the narI gene encoding respiratory nitrate reductase subunit gamma, translating into MESALLHAASAAETQSLSFLDIALWVVLPYVSFAILIVGLAWRYKTDQYGWTSRSSQWNEPTILRWASPLFHFGVLFVFMGHILGLVIPKTWTEAAGVPQHVYHLMATIPGTIAGIMTIVGLAMLIYRRLVYKSVRVATTRMDIVTYVMLTIPVLLGGAATLLNQVLGGHEGYDYRETISVWFRSIFYLHPQAHLMVDVPLSFKLHIVAGLLLFCVWPFTRLVHAVSAPVGYVARPPVVYRARDERREHQLTRGGMSD
- a CDS encoding MoaD/ThiS family protein, whose product is MSDTSRARPLAETLAAMAALTPAQHALLERISHHATPVTVAELAQEAGLHVSSVRETLEGLFALGLVEKQQLPSSGRGRPALGYSTMTPADPSFAAQMLHQLTSSLLAWLRVDAADPAASVREIGSRWADAALETMAVPDHSHNANRRPVRDTFNIASHLGKVRLFMNAMGFASVPHDTDPMAVVLTACPFTEPGTPDDLALELRRGIVERVFERTATGFATWSLESDPEDPLRLTVYIRRLDEANPKPLSTTLHFFGGAAEAAGGYMRELPSDETPATLGELIDQLSSESPELERILAVSSYLVNERSARLDAELAPGARVDVLPPFAGG
- a CDS encoding molybdenum cofactor biosynthesis protein MoaE; protein product: MSAEIATGITDEPLDTGALIDSARRDTCGAVASFIGVVRNHDGGESVDAIEYSSHPSSQQILRDIVMEFKDRPGVHCIVAWHRVGHLEIGEDAMVVAVAAEHRAQAFRAVEAIVEEVKAKLPIWKKQELTDGSHNWSGL
- a CDS encoding HesA/MoeB/ThiF family protein, encoding MTIGDPYSRDAAVSGRTVALPLINQPVPYEAGDPALERFRRNWLVSGIGEAGQARLAAARVLVVGAGGLGSPVLLYLTAAGIGTIGICDSDVVEVSNLQRQLLHGEGDVGDPKPDSAVRHLSGLNSSVRFERYGHVTREWLDEHGREWDLIVECTDSFDSKYLVADYCADSGVPLVWGTVVSMAFQVSVFWSAAPAPVPSLTLRSLHPVKPAPGTTPASPKVGVLGPVVGQAGTAMATEAIKLLVGFGEPLIGRVLMTDAATQRADVLTFAPWD
- a CDS encoding molybdenum cofactor guanylyltransferase; translated protein: MAAPRADVAAIVVGGGGGERLGGVSKPDLTLGGVRLIDRVCGVLTEACSAGCVAVVPPSVRVPDGVARTLEDPPSGGPLAGIDAGLRALSVGDDVLVVVVSVDAPGVGAFLPALLEPALGESSDGRIVRGGDPEPFDQYLMGVYRAGALRRVLDEAVAALGSVRGVGVRRVLRALDVERVSVGADVCRDIDTPEDVAWWETFLSN